Part of the Vigna unguiculata cultivar IT97K-499-35 chromosome 3, ASM411807v1, whole genome shotgun sequence genome, TTCTGGGCATTGGCTCCTGAAAATTTAATGGAAATGATAACTCATCTCAGCAACTGAGAAGGAAAAAAAGATAATCATGAATGGAGATGATTAATACCATCCACAAGCATCAGGTCAAAGCTTCCCTTCTTGTTTGTAGCTGATTCCTGTGgagaaaacatcataaaaaaaaaaggcaaacaCAGTTTAGAGAAAAATCAACAAGCTGTTAACTAAACCAATTCAATTCATACTTTTGCTGCGAACATCAAAATAACAAAGCCAAGTGATTGCAAATGAAAAACAGGGTGTTGTTTATATTTCAGCAAGGctattatttacaaaaacaaGTGAAAGCACATGTACTAATGTAATCTGTTATGTACCTGCTGGTTAGTATTCTCGTCACTGGCATTTGATGAACCCTCCGAACCACTTTCACCActgcttcatatatttttaatagaaattcatattaaaaatgtatattgaAGATAAAGAAGTAGAAAAGATCTAAATTAATTAGTTCACTCAGTTTTTTGCCAAACCTTTGAGACATGCCATCATTGCCTGAACCTGAGCCTGCCTTTCCACTCTCTCCTGCTTTGGAACCTGTATTTGCAGAAGTTCCTTTCAATTTTTTGGACGAGTCTCGATCCTTTCCATCAGCTCCCTTCGCTTCAATCTCCGTACTTTGCTGGATAGCACTCGGAGTCTAgcaaaatgattaaaaaaccaacaaaaaaaagatAGATTGTGAATTAAAATGCCCATTTATAGTAAAGTAGTGAACATGGTTGCCAACAAACAGATAAAAATTCATCCTTTTCTGCTCAGGCAAAGAGGCATTCCAGGGATTGGAGTGTGAAAAAGTGGTTTACCACTGCCATGCTTGGATGAGCATAGATACTCCCAGGAGGATATAAAGCTGGGTATGGGACTGGAGTCCCGTATGGCGGCATCAAGGGATGCtggaaaaataacaaaattgtaaatgaaGATTCATTTCCATAATGTATAATTGCACATATCCCAAATGATTTACTACATTTACCTGGCTTCCCCATAAAAAGGGATGGGGAGTTGGGGAAGCAACAGTTGAGGCAAAAAAGGGGGGTGGAGTAGCTCCAGTAGAATAATAGGCCTAGTAAAAAGCAAATGCATTGATATCAACATAATTTATCTGCAGAAGTGCTTCAGCAGGATGAAGCTATTTAACATATATTCCTACCTGCATGGAGCTTGACCAATCAGGATATGCAGGCACTGTTGGTGTCTCCTGCTAGTGTAAACAGAGAAGATAAGGAGACATAAGAGAAAGGAGAGGCAAAATAAAAGGGAGCAGGAAGATAGTAGGGGAAAGACCTGAACTGATGAAGATGACTTTGAAGGTTTAGTTGTGCTCTCTTCCCCAGCCCCCATATAGAATAGTTTGGAATCAGTTCCTCTCAGccacaaaaacaaaacagacCTATGATCAAATGCTGATATCTGTGCAGGTAATAAGATCAAGTTGAATACATTCCTATGTCAGAAAATACACTCTGAAtacagaaaatataaattagatgGCAAAGCCACTGACACTAAATAGCAGAAGCTATCAAATCTACTGCTAAATTATACTGTAGTACATgagtttaaatattattttgtgtacTTCATTCAccaaagaaatatttaattccACATTTCCTTTACAATTGATgaagtttttgattttttgttttttgtatttccCTCTACCTATTCACCAGTTCTCTGCTGTAGTCAAACCCCAAGCAGCCCTTTCTAACATGGATAAACTAATGCTCTTGTATGGAGCATAAAAAAACAATGACAAAATTGATGTCATGcaatgaaaaaaatactaaaaacaaaCCTTGAATGGAGCATAAAGCAGTAGAGACACAGggataacataattatttatgtcATGCAAAAATTGATGCGTGTTTGTATATTCAGAAATGGAATTTCAGCTATGTGAATTTAGAATCCTGGTAATCAATCTCAGACAGTGATGCAGCCAACTTTGAAAATTCTATATAGCAGGATGTGTGATGACCTTTATTTTTAACGTTATAATACAAACTATAAATGGTATTTGCCACACATATTATGTCCCACTGTCAGTTTACACAGACAACCACCATCAATCTACAAGCAATAACAACATAGTAATGAAAGATAACAGtgaaatttagaaaaaagaacataacaaattatataaaaactgTTACAATATGAACTGATAAACATAAAGGAAGAAAAACTAACAcagcaaataaaaaaacacttataaaGCGTGTGGGAACACAGGGAAAAAAGAGGTAATTTGTGAAATATTATCCGGACAACAGTATTCAAGGGGTATTCCAGGGGTCAAAATGGGAATTTGAAGGCTATATACCATGGAAGCGCCTCTATAGCACACAAAAAGCCACTGTTTCGGCCACTATGCTCAGTATTATGTCAGGTTTACCAAGTGACCATTGTGCTTTAGGTCATTTAATGTATCAATTGCGTTTCAGGTCATTTAAAGAGGTTCATTCAAATCAAATACATGCAATTGCAATTCTTGAGTACTTTATTAGATGCCACAGATTAAAAAGGGATTTTTTTATACTATATTTATCATCTATCCACTTTGACAATGCCCTTAGTTTTTCTGGGCCAATCTATTACTTTCAAACAAGAGAAGAAATGGAAGCAATACAgctcaacacaaaaaaaaaatgaaatatccaTCTCAGCTATAcaatttattcattttgtaagtcctttttttttttatcttcagtAAGCCTAATCAAACAAAGGCAAAATTTCCCTTTCTGCCCTCCCTCTTATCCATGAGATGATGCTATATTTTTACACTACATGATAATTCCCTCTCTTTTCTAGATCcgcaaaccaaaccaaaacttAACCCCATATATCAAATTACATCTTTCTGAAATCAGAGATTTGGTTGAAAATCCCAGCAAGCATGAGCATTAGCACCAAGCAACTCCTTTCAACAATCATATAGCTGTTTCAGAGAATGCCACAGACAAAGACACACACCAAAAATTACTTTCCTTAGCAAgcaataataacaaacaaaaacaattcagATTCCTCAGAATATTTTAAGAAACAAGGAATAAACAAACTAAAGAGTAGA contains:
- the LOC114178509 gene encoding G-box-binding factor 1 isoform X2, whose translation is MGAGEESTTKPSKSSSSVQETPTVPAYPDWSSSMQAYYSTGATPPPFFASTVASPTPHPFLWGSQHPLMPPYGTPVPYPALYPPGSIYAHPSMAVTPSAIQQSTEIEAKGADGKDRDSSKKLKGTSANTGSKAGESGKAGSGSGNDGMSQSGESGSEGSSNASDENTNQQESATNKKGSFDLMLVDGANAQNNSGGAISQSSVPGKPVVSMPATNLNIGMDLWNPSSGGAEAAKMRHNQSGAPGVVALGEQWIQDERELKRQKRKQSNRESARRSRLRKQAECEDLQKRVETLGSENRKLREELQRLSEECEKLTSENNSIKEELERMCGPEAVADLG
- the LOC114178509 gene encoding G-box-binding factor 1 isoform X1; translation: MGAGEESTTKPSKSSSSVQQETPTVPAYPDWSSSMQAYYSTGATPPPFFASTVASPTPHPFLWGSQHPLMPPYGTPVPYPALYPPGSIYAHPSMAVTPSAIQQSTEIEAKGADGKDRDSSKKLKGTSANTGSKAGESGKAGSGSGNDGMSQSGESGSEGSSNASDENTNQQESATNKKGSFDLMLVDGANAQNNSGGAISQSSVPGKPVVSMPATNLNIGMDLWNPSSGGAEAAKMRHNQSGAPGVVALGEQWIQDERELKRQKRKQSNRESARRSRLRKQAECEDLQKRVETLGSENRKLREELQRLSEECEKLTSENNSIKEELERMCGPEAVADLG